The Ascochyta rabiei chromosome 3, complete sequence genome segment GATGGTGTTGAGAGAGCGAGTGACGCCTGCCTGATCGTAACCCATTTTTCGATGTTCCTCGAGGTGTGAGGTAGAGTGGTGTAAGAAAAGCTTTGGTGATACTTGGCAATGATATCGGACGGAGGGGTCGTCTGGTTGACTTGCGACTGGTTCGTAGTGGGTTACGTCACGCACTAGTGATTACGATCGATCATGGACCCAATCTCGGTGGTATTGTAGAGCTTCACCAGTGCAACTGTGTTTATTGTTCGTTTTGTGGATATAACTGACAGCTCGTCGATGCAAAGGCATACGTAATGTGACTGTGAATTGTTGAATTCTGTGAATTGGGTATATAACGTTTAAATGCACCAGCCCGCCATTTGTCTTCACTAGGGAAATCTTCCAAATGCTTTCGAACGGGGAGAGGCCCTGTTTCATTAGTGGTCGCCTCGACCTCTGCCTCTTCCTCTACCTCCACGTTTGTTTCCTCTCCAACCGCCCCTGCCACCACGTCCGCCACGAAATCCTCGTCCGTCGTCTCTTTCAcgctcctcctcttccctccTCATCATCTCTCGCTCTCGCTCTAAACGTTCTGCCTCAAGCTCCTCTGGGCTCTTCTCAATGCGTACCTCTGGCTTCTTGAGATCCGTAGGGAATCTTGGGTGCGCCCCGTCTTTGCACTGTGGCCCTGCGGGACAAAAGCCACACAAGTAAAACGGACAAATTCTCTCTTTCTTATTGTGCTTGAGCGCGCAGTGTGGTCCAAGCGGGCAGAACCCCCGGTCGTAGTGCGGACAAGATGGGCGCTTGGCCTCGGGATCGATGTGGAGGTACAGGCAGTCGTCGCCGTTCGAGCACGTCTGGGTTCGTGCGTAGTATGAACATTCAGGCATTCGTCGCAGGTTGTATTCGTGTAAGAACTCGCAGGTCTCGCCCTTCTTACATAGGCCGCGCAGCCAATGTTTACAGACTAGACTGTGGGCACAGTGTCAGTTATCGCATCTCAACAGGCGCTGAGGCTCAGAAAACATACTTGTTGTATGAAGACGAGACAGGATGCTTGTCAGGACACCGACTACCTAGCGGGCAGTGCCCTTGTAGATACGCTTTGCAGGATGGCCGGTTGGGATTAAGGCCGAAACGGTACTCTCGTCGCAAAAAGTCGCTAAAGTTGAAGCTGTATTGAGCTTTCCCAGTGTCTTCAAGCTGCTGGTCGAGTGCTACCGGGGTCTGCACCTCCGTCATGGTAGAGAACTGCGCGCGAGGGTGCTAGTCTTGAAAGTTCGTGGTACAAATTGTTCAGAGGGTTGATAAGACTCGGAGCGGAAGCTGGCAGACAGCGATTGCCAGTACCAGTGCCAAGGTTGGTATGGTGGAAGTAATGTGCTGGTCAATCACTGTAGAGGCGACGCGTTTACTAGCGCGCTTGCCAAGATCCCCAAATGCACCTTTATCGTGGCCTTGCCGCCTCGCGTCCACATCATGTTGTATTCCACCTGCACGTCTCCGCGAACGAACACTCAATACCTAAAGGGACTGTTGGTCGGATGAATGGCTAAATTGAAATTCATTGCGAATGAAAGCTTGATTGACTCTCCACTGATGCAGAGAACCATGAGGCCTCGGATTCATATTTCGCCATGGCTGCATATCGAGCTTCTATAACTGCAGCTTTTCATTTCCCAGTCGTGTGGTTGTTGGTAACTTCATCGGGCGTGGACCTGCATACAACGTGTTTCCATCTCGACCGGATCCTTCACCTGCGTTGTTCAACACCCA includes the following:
- a CDS encoding RNA-binding component of cleavage and polyadenylation factor encodes the protein MTEVQTPVALDQQLEDTGKAQYSFNFSDFLRREYRFGLNPNRPSCKAYLQGHCPLGSRCPDKHPVSSSYNNLVCKHWLRGLCKKGETCEFLHEYNLRRMPECSYYARTQTCSNGDDCLYLHIDPEAKRPSCPHYDRGFCPLGPHCALKHNKKERICPFYLCGFCPAGPQCKDGAHPRFPTDLKKPEVRIEKSPEELEAERLEREREMMRREEEERERDDGRGFRGGRGGRGGWRGNKRGGRGRGRGRGDH